Sequence from the Sardina pilchardus chromosome 15, fSarPil1.1, whole genome shotgun sequence genome:
AGGCTTTCAATTTGAAACGCGAGGTGCTCTTAGCGCTGATTTGTTAAAGTGACAAGGCCTTAAAAGGCCCTCTGATGGCTGTGAgggtggaaagagggagaggagggagaggggcttAATGGAGCTCTTTGCATCCCACTCTCACCACAACcaacaccccccatccccccaccccccgacaACACCACTCCTCTACGCCTCCATCCCGCCACCACCCCACTGCCACTGCAGCATCACCTAGTCaaggtgaaacacacacacacacacacacacacgggcgggCGTCTCGCCTTTCTCCGCCAGCCATCAGAGTTCTCTAGACACCTCCATCATTCACTCGCACGCTCTTTCCGTCGGGGTAAAAGGGACGTTCTTGCCTTGCGAGGCCTCGTTAGCGGGACCCTGTGCGATCCGATAGCCCAGTTAGCAGACTAAACAATCCATCCGCCACCACCGCCGACATTCCACCCTAAGCTACGCACACAGGCTTCTGCGTGGCCAGcactgccctctcctcctccgtctcgcTCCTGCTCTACTCAGATAGCAGGACCGTAAGGGCAATGCAAAgtccacagcagagagagagaaagagagagagagagagagagacagagagagacagagagagagagatgacgaaAGAATGACCAAAACTCGGATACGGGGTGAAATCAGCAAACCACATTAAGACTGTGTGGCATATGACAAGCTTAGACTGACGCATAAAGTAGCATAAAGCTCATTAAAAACAGCTCCGATCAAGTGCTTTCTCAGGCATTCGTCAGGCCAGACTTCTAAGCATCCGTCTTGTTGTTCTGAAACGCTTCGTGAAATAAAggcgatccccccccccccccccattcttgGCCCAGACGAATGGCGCAACAGCTTTCGGTGGCGCAGCGCAAAAGGGGGGTGACTGCCACTCCGTTAATGCCCCAGAAGTCCGAGCCATGGAAAAATCCATGGGCCATTcagaaataaaaatgtgtctttGGTCAATAAGGTTTAATACATATTTGCAGAGGGTTATTGCACAGTGGAGTGAATGAGTCAATGTCATCAATACACAATCAGAACGAGTCGCGATGAACTTTTCCCCCCTCTAGAggcatgctcatacacacatgcatgttcgcatacacacacacgtacacacgcacacacacagagacgcacacacacacacacacacacacacacacacacacacacacacacacacagacacagacacacacacacacacagctctgctcgGCCCTGTCTCCTGCCCATGCCTGGGCTTGCGTTAGTAGCAGGCCTCTCATTTTTAAGGAGGTTGACATTAATTGATACAAATTAGCTCTCTGGGTGACATGGCTCGGCACTTCCGGGCTGTGGCCTGAGGCTTCGTTAAGCAGGACTGATGGGGCTGGACAGgtacaaatagagagagagagagagagagagagagagagagagagagaaagagagagagagagagagagagagagagagagagcgaaagagagggcTGCTCCTGCCCTGGCTGCACGATATAACGCTCACACTTGCTTAGCCTCACAAGCAAACGTGTTATGCGTTATTGTGTTAATGTGTCCAAAGTGTTTCTATGCTCTATGTTTTTAAGTCTCTGTCTGCTGTCATGTGTCTCATGGGCTGTTGTGTGAtggatgtgttttgtgtatgtgattACGCTGTTGTACAGATCTGTGAAAATGAATTTCCCCACGGGGAGAAGACACTAAGTAACTCACTAGAAAAAAATCTAAAAACTAACCCATACAGCCACAACTGGGCACCATCACCCACTTATTATTTGTTTGCATAATTATACATTTTAGTTATTCATGTGCATTTACGTGTTCATACTCATGGGTAAATGGGCTGGCAGACAAAGCTTAGCAAAAAAACGAAAGGAAAACACTCCAACTaattcagcaacacacacagtcgtgATTGTGCCTAATCAGATGGTGTGACcatgacagaggaggaggaggcggaggaggaggaagagaattgGAGGAGAGACAGTGGGACAGGCCACTGAGAGCCAGCTGACtgccagagaggaagaggaagaggagaaggaggagggggaggaggaggccgtTGGGCAAGGAGGGGGAGGGTTACCTTCTGGTCTGGCAGTAGTGGATTCGTCTGCAGTGAACTCAAGTGCCCGTTGATGAGTGCTGTGGGTCTGTCGTGTTCGCAGAACAGGCTGCCGTTGATGTAGTGGAACCGGTCACCGGGGACGAGCCGGTTCCGGCAGGTAGAACACGTGAAACACTgcacaggggagagagaacacaagtCTGTGTTAGCCACAATGCCCTTCATTGCCTTCTTAACACTGCCACAGTCACGAGAGTCAGTAAGCAGATTTGTAAGTCACATATGCAGTGATGCTGAGAAAATAGAACGCAACCATCAAATGCAGTGAATATGAAAAAAATCACAATAATCCTTTAATTAATTccttcacccacccacaccaaaTGACAAAATTAATAAAACCATGGAGATGATTGGAAATTATTTGTAGTGAACCATTTTGCTTCCAACTTATAATATGGCAAAAGACAATATTCTTAAGTTATTAGCGTAAGCTTTACGCATAGAGTCCTTATCATTCTAAAAAGACAATATTCTCGACATTCACTTTATTTATAATGGCTCGGCTACTGAGATTCCTTTTATCTGAACGTTATGCCAAAAAGTTGATTTCATATTCTCAATGTCAAACTATATTTATTTGACTGATGGGTCGGTGAATAGCTGCTTTGCGAATGAATAGCAGAATTTTAGGTGTGCTGTTTCGCTGTCAGTTTTGTTTTACCATGTCGTAATCACTGTCCATACAATACTGTAGAATGACAGGATACAGAAATATACCAGTAAAGTATATTGTTAGTTTTTGTATTGATATAAATGCCGAGACAGCGCTTGTTTTTGCTGCTGTGTTGAATAAGGTAAAGTGAGTCATGGAGACTCATGAACAGCGTCCAGCCCGACATGTTGTGGTATCATGACAAAGTCGAGTCGCTtccaaaaaaaagacatgcaacaAATGTCTTCCCGGGCAAAAAAATACTCTAATGTGCTCACCCTGGTGAATCATTTGCCAGCTCAGATACTCAGTGACTAATACATTAGTAATAATGCAATTATTACAACAGATGTACTCTATTTACATGTGAATTGATCTGCATAAGCTGTTTCCAGGCTCTTAACTTTATAACAGATAAATCCCCAGACGAGGGATTAATAAAAGGATTAAAATTAAATGTTCATTTCCTTTCGTCTTCCATGATTTccgtttggattttttttttctctttctctcatttagCTTGCCGAGGCCCAGTTGTgtgttgcttttttcccccccgccATGCTGGAGGTATGCTAAAGTGGGATTTCTGTGCTGCGCCGCATTCTGTATGTTCTGATTTCTAATTCAGGTTTGTGCTGTACTAACACTCTAAACTATGCCATTTACTCGGTTGCAGCCGGGTGAGACATCTGTGCCTCACAACGCTACAATTTGCCACGCGGAGTCAGATAGCTGCGCTGCTTTATTTCCACCTTATCTGCTCTGATAGCCGAGGCCCACTCACCTTGAGGTGGTACACGTTGCCTTGTGCCCGCATGACCAGTTCGCTCGCTGGGATGGACTGTCCGCACGCACTGCACGCCCCACTGTTCCCAAATaacctgtaaacacacacagcaacacacacggGTAAGGGCCGAGTAACTGTGTGTATACAGAATGTGCAAATGCAAAGTATAAaatacacaacattacacacatacaaagactaCATAGCCAGATAAACAGAGGCCATGCTGATGAAATTCGACTGTTACCGCTGCAGTATATGGAATTGGAAAGTTGACGTCACAAAATGACTAAATCAGATGAGCATAGAGTACATGCATGAGTCGAAGGCTGCggatttgtgtttgtatgggcTGAAAGCCCTCAGAGAGTCTggtttttctaaaaaaaaaaagaaaaaagcccagcccagcccagcccagccctctGCCCTGTGGTAACTGATGACGCACACCAGTACATAAATGCATGTGTTCTTttttcagaaagaaaaaaaatatgtaaaaatCCACCCATCTCAATGCCATTTCTAATAGTAGGAAATTCAAAATCACAACAATACCgggaaaaaaaaagttcaaatcCACCATTCAGTGGCTCTGGAGTCCATCCACTAAACATTACCTTTGAtaggggctctctctctctctctctccctttctatcttTTTTGCTACCTAATAATAACCAGGGAACATAAGCAATCAGAGACTAAGAGGATTTGATTGTACATCTAGGCGGAGACGCCACTGCTTTGGCCATTAGAGCTTGGGCTGGCGTTCTGTCAGGCCCGTGTTTCCATTAGAAGCCTCCAGCTCCCCGCTGCTGATATATAATGTGCATGGGGTTAACCTTTTCAATCATGGTGTCAACACTTTAGATTTGCTTCTGCTCATCTCTTTCGTCCCTaaccttctccttctcccgctcccttcctctctctctctctcctctctctcttccccccttcctcctcctcctcctcatggtGCCACTTGATAATGAAATGCTTGCTCCGGCTTCCCTTCTATCTACCTTCGGAGTCCACAATTTAGATTACTTCATCTCGCCCAAGCAACAAACTGAATGAAATTTCGATTTGAGCAGAAAGTAATTTACCGGGATCTGGGCCCATTTGTCATCATATCTCACCGGGTGTTTGCTCTATCACTGCACTTTTCCTATGCAATCAAATAAGACCACAGCATCTGACATGCTCAGgaaggagggggaaggagagagggagagagggagcgaaggagggagggagggagagaggaagaagagagagatatggggaaCAGAGGGGAGTGGTTAGTGTgtgaggctggtgtgtgagtgttcctGCACATGAAGACATTTGGCTCCTACGGCTAATGAgcaatttgagagagagagagagagagagcagaaaatgaaataacaaatgcCAAAGAAATGAAGGTTAATTATGTACAACACTGACCTCAAAATTCAACACAGGTTTCATGCGGTTTTTACAataattgtttttcttttttttcctccaaacATTATTATTGTATAATTTGCATTCCGCGATTTAGCTAGCTCGCCTGCTGCTCCATCACACCATGAATTGAGAGATATGATGAGGGCACAACCATCAAAGGAATCTTGTATGCCTGTATTGTCTTATCTGGTCTCACAGTAACATATGCATCCactttaaagaaaataaaacgttctctaaacgtacTCAAAATGTAAGAAGGCAGagttggggagggggtggggtgggggggctgtgaCAGCatcccattaaaaaaaaaaacctctttacAGGGAGCCGGAGACAAGCGTTGCCGTGGCAATCGATTGGAAAAGCTCAATCAAAACTCaatttcaaaagtaattagttggAGGTCCCGACGACAGCCGTGCGATTCCACTGCTCCGGTTCCAGTGCCAGATGAGGTGGCAAACGTCAAGCCAACACCTCGCAGAGACGCCGCTGTTGTGCgaagaacatttttttttttggcgcgCGAATCTGCCAACTGGCCAGCCGCAAataggagaggaaggaggacacGGTTCCCTCAGACAAAAACCTAGCCAGCGCCTCCACcagacgagagagaaaga
This genomic interval carries:
- the lmo4b gene encoding LIM domain transcription factor LMO4b — its product is MVNPGGSTQPPPVGAGSLSWKRCAGCGGKIADRFLLYAMDSYWHSRCLKCSCCQAQLGEIGTSCYTKSGMILCRNDYIRLFGNSGACSACGQSIPASELVMRAQGNVYHLKCFTCSTCRNRLVPGDRFHYINGSLFCEHDRPTALINGHLSSLQTNPLLPDQKVC